One window from the genome of Pedobacter schmidteae encodes:
- a CDS encoding ROK family protein — translation MPVTKEKENDTNILSIDIGGTSIKACVLNSKGDLLSEFKKLPTPNQATPETVLKCIKELVATLGDPFERISIGFPGYVKCGKVQTAVNLAENKWTNVDLAQQVSDLFGKPVRLINDADQQALGIVAGKGFEIVVTVGTGFGTALVFDGDLLPHLELAHLPITKNKDYDDYIGTKAFEKIGKTKWNERLARIIEIYKTVFNYDTLYIGGGNAKHITLHLDHNIKLSSNKDGIKGGAKLWDLEEKYHVFTNYPTKK, via the coding sequence ATGCCAGTTACAAAAGAAAAAGAGAACGACACAAACATTTTATCTATTGATATTGGTGGAACCAGCATTAAAGCCTGTGTTTTAAATTCAAAAGGGGATCTGCTTTCGGAGTTCAAAAAATTACCTACTCCCAATCAGGCCACTCCCGAAACCGTTCTGAAATGTATCAAAGAACTGGTGGCCACACTGGGCGATCCTTTTGAAAGGATTTCTATTGGTTTTCCGGGATATGTAAAATGCGGGAAGGTACAAACCGCCGTAAACCTGGCCGAAAACAAATGGACCAATGTTGATCTGGCCCAGCAGGTGAGCGATCTCTTTGGCAAACCGGTACGTCTTATTAATGATGCCGACCAACAGGCCCTTGGCATTGTGGCAGGCAAAGGCTTCGAAATTGTAGTTACCGTAGGTACCGGTTTTGGTACGGCCCTGGTATTTGACGGCGATTTGCTGCCCCATCTGGAGCTGGCACATCTGCCCATCACCAAAAACAAAGACTATGACGACTACATTGGCACCAAAGCTTTCGAAAAAATAGGCAAAACCAAATGGAACGAACGTTTGGCGCGGATTATCGAAATCTATAAAACCGTTTTCAACTACGATACCTTATACATCGGCGGAGGCAACGCCAAACACATTACCCTTCATCTTGACCACAACATTAAGCTATCGTCCAATAAAGACGGTATTAAGGGTGGAGCAAAACTATGGGACCTGGAAGAAAAATATCATGTTTTCACCAATTATCCCACAAAAAAATAG
- the gndA gene encoding NADP-dependent phosphogluconate dehydrogenase, whose protein sequence is MDNKYTLGMIGLGTMGRNLLLNMADNGFAVTGYDKDARMLQKLEEDGKAHNLKGFASLEDFIQSLELPRRVMLLVPAGQIVDNVITELVPLLDKGDMIIDSGNSHFTDTSRRATELAEKGIHFFGMGISGGEEGARFGPSMMPGGDKAAYNAVKPILEAVSAKVNGDPCVAYIGPGASGHFVKMVHNGIEYAIMQVLAEAYYMLKNGLGYNNEQIYNTFKKWNEGRLQCFLMEVTRDVFKVKDEKSGGYLIDVIKDEAKSKGTGKWTSQVSMDLQLPIPTINEAVSSRDLSKFKQLRVALAAALPHAAEKIENPAEFEAQLEQALYFAMISSYAQGLHLLTQASAEFQYELNLQEISQIWRGGCIIRAVLLEDIYQAYKKQPDLAHLYADAGIQNLLKDIIPGTRKVIGNAIQNGFALPAFASALTYYDALRTANSPLNLTQAQRDFFGAHTFERTDEAGIFHADWNSNNL, encoded by the coding sequence ATGGACAACAAATATACTTTAGGAATGATAGGCCTTGGCACCATGGGCCGCAATTTATTGCTCAACATGGCCGATAATGGATTTGCTGTAACCGGTTACGACAAGGATGCCAGGATGCTGCAAAAGCTGGAAGAAGATGGAAAAGCCCATAACTTAAAAGGCTTTGCTTCTTTGGAAGATTTTATACAAAGTTTAGAATTGCCAAGGCGCGTAATGCTGCTGGTACCTGCAGGTCAGATTGTAGACAATGTGATTACCGAGCTTGTTCCTTTGCTGGACAAGGGCGATATGATTATCGACAGCGGAAATTCTCATTTTACCGATACCAGTAGAAGGGCAACCGAGCTGGCCGAAAAGGGTATCCACTTCTTCGGAATGGGTATTTCGGGTGGTGAAGAAGGTGCACGTTTCGGACCAAGCATGATGCCGGGTGGCGATAAAGCGGCTTATAATGCCGTAAAACCTATCCTCGAAGCCGTATCGGCCAAAGTAAATGGCGATCCTTGTGTGGCTTATATCGGCCCTGGCGCTTCCGGTCATTTTGTAAAAATGGTACACAACGGTATCGAATATGCCATTATGCAGGTGCTTGCCGAAGCTTATTATATGCTTAAAAACGGTTTGGGGTACAATAACGAACAAATTTACAATACCTTCAAAAAATGGAACGAAGGTAGGTTGCAATGCTTTTTGATGGAAGTAACCAGAGACGTATTTAAGGTTAAAGACGAAAAATCAGGCGGTTATTTAATCGACGTGATCAAAGACGAAGCCAAGTCAAAAGGTACCGGCAAATGGACTTCACAGGTTTCAATGGACCTGCAATTGCCTATCCCAACCATCAACGAGGCCGTTAGCTCACGCGACCTTTCCAAATTTAAACAACTGCGTGTAGCCCTGGCAGCAGCCCTGCCTCATGCCGCCGAAAAAATAGAAAACCCTGCCGAATTTGAGGCACAACTGGAGCAAGCCCTTTATTTTGCCATGATTAGCAGCTATGCACAAGGTTTACATTTGCTTACCCAGGCTTCGGCCGAGTTCCAATATGAACTGAACTTACAGGAAATCTCGCAAATATGGCGCGGAGGTTGTATCATCAGGGCGGTATTGCTGGAAGATATTTACCAGGCTTACAAAAAACAACCCGATCTGGCACATCTTTATGCCGATGCAGGTATACAAAATCTGTTAAAAGACATTATCCCAGGCACCAGAAAAGTAATTGGCAATGCCATTCAAAACGGCTTTGCTTTACCTGCTTTTGCTTCTGCCCTAACTTATTACGACGCTTTAAGAACTGCCAATTCACCACTTAATTTAACCCAGGCACAAAGAGATTTCTTTGGTGCCCATACTTTTGAACGTACAGATGAGGCCGGAATTTTCCATGCCGACTGGAATTCAAATAATTTGTAA
- the zwf gene encoding glucose-6-phosphate dehydrogenase, whose amino-acid sequence MKTSINLNPTIIVIFGGTGDLNLRKLAPALYNLYAEGYMPDKFAIIGTARRPLTDEKFRDTLMDGVNSFSRTGKVDKAKWENFSQSIHYKPTDVKDSASFDELKVTVDKFKAEFGAANTQILFYLAVSPDLFPSIAKRLAKFKMADNEDNCRIVVEKPFGKDLETAHELNALLKERFTEKQIYRIDHYLGKETVQNIMAFRFANSFLEPLWNRNYIDHVQISVTEQLGVGDRGGYYDGSGALRDMIQNHLLQLLCIIGMETPINFDADEIRDKKVDVLKAMRPFSAEDIRFNTVRGQYTKGWIKGDEVPGYRSEKDVAEESNTETFAAIKFFVDNWRWKGVPFYVRTGKRLAQTSSLITIQFKDVPHQVFPENVTEHWQQNRLIISIQPEMSIRLQVQGKRPGLDMILNPVDMVFDYKGTYTTESPEAYETLLLDVMTGDQTQFMRADQVEIAWELLMPVVNAWESKKSLSFPNYNAGSWGPEDAEALIARDGFHWFTLPLSKD is encoded by the coding sequence ATGAAGACAAGTATCAACCTCAATCCAACCATTATTGTAATTTTTGGTGGTACCGGTGATTTAAATCTGCGCAAACTGGCGCCTGCTCTTTACAACCTTTATGCCGAGGGCTATATGCCCGATAAGTTTGCCATCATTGGCACGGCCAGAAGACCATTGACCGATGAAAAGTTCAGAGATACACTGATGGACGGTGTAAACAGCTTTTCACGTACCGGTAAAGTAGACAAGGCCAAATGGGAAAATTTCTCTCAGAGTATTCATTATAAACCTACTGATGTTAAAGATTCGGCATCTTTTGACGAATTAAAAGTAACAGTAGATAAGTTTAAGGCAGAGTTTGGCGCTGCCAATACACAGATCCTGTTTTACCTGGCCGTATCGCCAGATCTGTTCCCTTCCATAGCCAAGCGTTTGGCCAAATTCAAAATGGCCGACAATGAAGACAATTGCCGCATTGTAGTTGAAAAACCTTTTGGTAAAGACCTGGAAACTGCACACGAACTAAACGCCCTGCTGAAAGAGCGTTTTACAGAAAAGCAGATTTACCGCATAGACCATTACCTGGGCAAAGAAACCGTTCAGAACATTATGGCCTTCCGTTTTGCCAACTCCTTCCTTGAACCGCTATGGAACAGGAATTATATCGACCACGTACAGATTTCTGTAACAGAACAATTGGGCGTGGGCGATCGTGGTGGTTATTACGATGGTTCGGGCGCCCTGCGCGACATGATCCAGAACCACTTGCTGCAACTCCTTTGTATCATTGGTATGGAAACCCCGATCAACTTTGATGCAGATGAAATCAGGGATAAAAAAGTTGATGTACTCAAAGCTATGCGTCCTTTTTCGGCCGAAGATATCCGTTTCAATACCGTGCGTGGCCAATATACCAAAGGCTGGATTAAAGGCGATGAAGTACCGGGATACCGCTCGGAAAAAGATGTGGCAGAGGAATCCAATACCGAAACCTTTGCTGCCATTAAGTTTTTTGTCGACAACTGGCGCTGGAAAGGCGTTCCTTTTTATGTACGTACCGGAAAACGTTTGGCCCAGACTTCCTCGCTCATCACCATTCAGTTTAAAGATGTACCCCACCAGGTATTTCCTGAAAATGTGACCGAGCACTGGCAGCAAAACAGGCTGATCATCAGCATACAGCCCGAAATGAGTATCCGCTTGCAGGTACAAGGCAAAAGACCGGGACTGGATATGATCCTGAACCCTGTTGATATGGTGTTTGACTACAAAGGAACCTATACCACCGAGTCGCCGGAAGCATACGAAACCCTTTTATTGGATGTGATGACTGGCGATCAGACGCAGTTTATGCGTGCCGATCAGGTAGAGATTGCCTGGGAACTGCTGATGCCGGTAGTAAATGCCTGGGAAAGTAAAAAGTCACTCAGCTTCCCGAATTACAATGCGGGCTCATGGGGACCTGAAGATGCAGAAGCCCTTATTGCCAGGGATGGTTTCCACTGGTTTACCTTACCACTAAGTAAAGATTAA
- the pgl gene encoding 6-phosphogluconolactonase, translating to MNLLIYKTQQELLEDLAEYIIKIANKAIDEHDRFNFVLTGGNSPKTLYEMLATTYKEQIDWTKVYFFFGDERNVMPTHESYNGLMAKKAILDPLNIAEDHIFYVDTTLAPEKAAIEYNKAIVKHFDGADLVFDLILLGMGDDAHTASLFPGTTILNNKNVEIDSVFVEKLSTYRISFTAPLINKAKNVAFLVFGDSKAQAVKHVIESGKKNTRLYPAQLVNPIDGGVTWFLDDAAASLLDS from the coding sequence ATGAATTTATTGATATATAAAACACAGCAGGAATTACTGGAAGATCTGGCGGAGTATATTATCAAAATAGCGAATAAAGCCATTGATGAGCACGACCGTTTCAACTTTGTACTTACAGGAGGCAATTCGCCAAAAACATTGTACGAAATGCTGGCTACTACCTACAAGGAGCAGATAGACTGGACAAAAGTATATTTCTTTTTTGGTGATGAGCGTAACGTAATGCCTACGCACGAAAGCTACAATGGACTGATGGCCAAAAAAGCCATTTTGGATCCTTTGAATATTGCTGAAGACCATATTTTTTATGTAGACACTACGCTGGCTCCCGAAAAAGCAGCCATTGAATACAATAAAGCTATTGTAAAACATTTTGATGGTGCTGACCTGGTATTTGATCTGATTTTGCTGGGCATGGGCGATGATGCGCATACGGCTTCGTTGTTCCCTGGAACTACCATCCTGAACAATAAAAATGTAGAAATAGACTCAGTATTTGTCGAAAAGCTGTCTACTTACCGTATCAGCTTTACTGCTCCGCTAATCAATAAGGCCAAAAATGTGGCATTTTTGGTGTTTGGCGATAGTAAGGCCCAGGCGGTAAAACATGTCATTGAAAGTGGTAAAAAGAACACCAGGCTATATCCGGCTCAGTTGGTTAATCCAATTGATGGCGGCGTAACCTGGTTTTTGGATGATGCCGCAGCCAGCCTGCTGGACTCATAA
- a CDS encoding DinB family protein, whose translation MIKAAFKSLFTRDLNKLKSEIEQYQDEQNIWLIDKAILNSAGNLCLHLVGNLNTFIGAELGKTGYVRDRPLEFSAKDVPRTELISKVEATIKVVNDALDQLSDADMEKDYPVVKIVEGGSSVAFMLMHLSMHLAYHLGQINYHRRLLDTVG comes from the coding sequence ATGATCAAAGCAGCTTTTAAATCACTCTTTACACGGGATCTGAACAAGTTAAAATCAGAAATTGAGCAGTATCAGGACGAACAGAATATCTGGCTGATTGATAAGGCCATTCTAAATTCGGCGGGTAACCTGTGTTTGCACCTGGTGGGCAACCTGAATACTTTTATAGGCGCCGAACTGGGTAAAACGGGTTATGTGCGCGACAGGCCTTTGGAGTTTTCGGCAAAAGATGTACCCCGTACCGAGCTGATCAGCAAAGTGGAAGCCACCATAAAAGTGGTAAATGATGCGCTTGACCAGCTAAGCGATGCGGATATGGAAAAAGATTATCCTGTAGTAAAAATAGTAGAAGGGGGCAGCTCGGTAGCCTTTATGCTGATGCACCTGAGCATGCACCTGGCCTATCACCTTGGACAAATCAATTACCACCGCAGGTTGCTGGATACGGTTGGTTAG
- a CDS encoding Rpn family recombination-promoting nuclease/putative transposase: protein MGKQRKIFIELPGFTKTAEELESSEDKWLFCLKHMVELKEIPLSLSKDLIFKKLFKVAEVSNLKPEDMNAYQRELKRKRDNYSHDQYIREKSAQLGLQEGLEKGLQQGLVETAKKMLADNLPIDLIIKYTGLSKEEIENL from the coding sequence GTGGGAAAACAGAGAAAGATTTTTATAGAACTGCCGGGTTTTACAAAAACGGCAGAGGAGCTGGAAAGTAGTGAGGACAAGTGGTTGTTCTGTTTAAAGCATATGGTTGAATTAAAAGAAATTCCCTTATCTTTGAGTAAGGACCTTATTTTTAAAAAATTGTTTAAAGTAGCAGAGGTTAGTAATCTAAAGCCGGAAGATATGAATGCATACCAGCGGGAGCTTAAAAGAAAACGGGACAATTATAGTCACGATCAGTATATTCGTGAAAAGAGCGCGCAATTGGGCTTGCAGGAGGGGTTGGAAAAGGGTTTGCAGCAAGGGTTAGTTGAAACGGCAAAAAAAATGTTAGCCGACAACCTACCCATAGATCTGATTATTAAATATACCGGGCTTTCAAAAGAAGAAATCGAAAATCTTTAA
- a CDS encoding RNA polymerase sigma-70 factor, producing MNNQPKPDFHNFIELMLNQLMRGTMLDYKKLSDAQLVRLFQASNEAAYTEIYNRYYPLLFYHAVKKLKDKEQAEDIIHDLFVKFWIRREGPLNAQNLPGYLYTLLKNRILDFFNHKQTELKYATFVKTFEADNKIPRTDSLIREKQMNDQINKEIAALPPKMRAIFILSRKEQLSYSEIARKLNTNENNVSKQINNGLKILKGRLG from the coding sequence ATGAACAACCAACCAAAGCCCGATTTCCATAATTTTATTGAGCTAATGCTCAACCAATTGATGAGGGGAACTATGCTTGACTATAAAAAACTATCAGATGCCCAATTAGTACGTTTATTTCAGGCTTCAAATGAAGCAGCGTATACAGAAATTTATAACCGGTATTATCCACTATTATTTTATCACGCGGTAAAAAAACTGAAAGACAAAGAACAGGCCGAAGACATTATTCACGACCTTTTCGTGAAGTTCTGGATTAGGCGTGAAGGACCTTTAAATGCCCAGAACCTTCCGGGTTACTTATACACCCTGCTCAAAAACCGGATACTCGATTTTTTTAACCATAAACAAACCGAACTCAAATACGCCACATTTGTCAAAACATTTGAAGCCGACAATAAAATTCCCCGGACCGACTCCCTCATTCGCGAAAAACAAATGAACGATCAGATCAATAAAGAAATAGCCGCACTTCCACCCAAAATGAGGGCTATTTTTATATTGAGCAGAAAGGAACAACTGTCCTATAGCGAGATTGCCCGGAAGCTAAATACCAATGAAAATAATGTTTCCAAACAGATCAACAATGGGCTTAAAATATTGAAAGGCAGATTGGGTTAG
- a CDS encoding FecR family protein — MKDTDIEQLLTKRAEGKLSEEEETLLDTWYWQHNENEPGPTEEEIEASRESVRQRLAQSTPVKKVRRLAHIPLIAASIALIAIFGLFILKKEKPQVSDTANDIRPGGYKAILVLANGVNIDLSEAKNGEIAKDRGVKIIKMMDGQLDFKFNPDPVVQAKPTGRVDSVPALVSAAKTIKDGSGLNVMLTPRGGQYHIALPDGTNVWINAGSTLKFPSSFADMPERRVYLTGEAYFEVAQVKSIFGMQKRARRVPFIVQTDKQEITVLGTHFNVNSYADEPNIKTTLLEGLVKVSSKAGEATLKPGMELVNSGSAIHLKKADVDMAVAWKNGEFMFRNEKLQSLMRKVSRWYNVQVNYQDKGLRELALGGTISKYSNISKVLAVLESTGEVKFKIKGRTITATR; from the coding sequence ATGAAAGATACAGATATCGAGCAACTGCTTACCAAACGCGCTGAAGGAAAGCTCAGTGAGGAGGAAGAAACGCTGTTGGACACCTGGTATTGGCAACATAACGAAAATGAACCCGGCCCCACTGAAGAAGAAATAGAAGCTTCCAGGGAAAGTGTACGGCAGCGACTAGCGCAATCAACACCAGTCAAAAAAGTTCGCCGCCTGGCGCACATACCTTTAATAGCGGCATCAATTGCCCTAATCGCAATCTTTGGGCTTTTCATTTTGAAAAAAGAAAAACCACAAGTTTCCGATACAGCTAATGACATCAGACCAGGAGGCTACAAAGCTATTTTGGTTTTGGCAAACGGCGTAAACATTGATCTAAGCGAAGCAAAAAATGGGGAAATAGCCAAAGATCGTGGCGTAAAAATCATAAAAATGATGGATGGACAACTAGATTTTAAGTTTAATCCTGATCCTGTTGTGCAGGCCAAACCAACCGGCCGGGTAGACTCTGTGCCTGCATTGGTTTCGGCGGCCAAAACTATAAAAGACGGCAGTGGCTTAAATGTGATGCTTACCCCTCGTGGCGGACAATACCATATTGCGTTGCCCGATGGCACCAATGTATGGATCAATGCCGGATCTACCTTAAAGTTCCCCTCCTCTTTTGCGGATATGCCCGAGCGCCGGGTTTATTTAACTGGTGAGGCTTATTTTGAAGTAGCGCAGGTGAAATCCATATTCGGCATGCAAAAAAGAGCACGCCGCGTACCTTTTATTGTGCAAACCGACAAACAGGAAATTACCGTGCTGGGTACCCATTTTAATGTAAACAGTTATGCCGACGAACCCAATATCAAAACCACCCTGCTGGAAGGATTGGTAAAAGTTTCGTCCAAAGCGGGCGAAGCTACCTTGAAACCAGGTATGGAACTCGTCAATAGCGGAAGCGCCATTCATTTGAAAAAAGCCGATGTAGATATGGCCGTAGCCTGGAAAAATGGCGAATTTATGTTCAGGAACGAAAAACTGCAGAGTTTGATGCGTAAGGTTTCGCGCTGGTACAATGTGCAGGTAAATTATCAGGACAAGGGCCTGCGCGAGCTCGCTTTAGGCGGCACCATTTCCAAATACAGCAACATTTCGAAAGTATTGGCAGTATTGGAAAGCACCGGCGAAGTAAAATTTAAAATAAAAGGCCGCACCATAACAGCTACACGATAA
- a CDS encoding RNA polymerase sigma factor: protein MKHSDFSDDELVTLLKQGDQAAFTEIYTRYSPVLLAHAYRVTRDKELARDLVQELFMDLFQNAANLNINTTLAAYLYTCIRNRVLNAIKHEKVKASYLEQIAAYQKEEVCYSDEAFRTKELTDIIEAEVARMPPEMRKIFNLSRKQYFDRKQIANQLNISENTVRNQLHLALKKLRNKTELLALLIPFL from the coding sequence ATGAAACATAGCGATTTTTCGGACGATGAGCTTGTGACCTTACTAAAACAAGGAGATCAGGCTGCATTTACCGAAATCTACACCCGATACTCCCCGGTATTGCTAGCCCATGCCTATCGGGTTACGCGCGACAAAGAGTTGGCCCGCGATTTGGTCCAGGAACTTTTTATGGATTTATTTCAAAATGCGGCAAATTTAAACATCAACACTACCCTGGCTGCCTATTTGTATACTTGCATCCGCAACCGGGTACTCAACGCTATTAAACACGAAAAAGTAAAAGCCAGCTATCTGGAGCAAATTGCCGCATACCAAAAAGAAGAAGTTTGTTATAGTGATGAAGCATTTCGAACCAAAGAACTGACCGATATTATTGAAGCCGAAGTAGCGCGAATGCCACCCGAAATGCGTAAAATATTTAATTTGAGTCGTAAACAGTATTTTGACCGCAAGCAAATTGCCAATCAGTTAAACATTTCCGAAAATACAGTTCGCAACCAGCTCCATCTGGCGCTCAAAAAGTTACGCAACAAAACAGAGCTATTGGCGCTGCTTATCCCCTTTTTATAG
- a CDS encoding FecR family protein yields MSGDKLKQLIHNYEAGTCSAEEKAALENWYANVAKHNASLPLPQELWDEQEMRLQQILQSTNPIVKKRFRICRKLRIQIAAAAAILLIVGTAFYFFGSLHHLPAGVTTTPPSGNQVTLALGNNTFIALDPGKTGVKIQGPKLIYNDGEEVIENITTNKLQNISTPRGVKYQIVLADGTRVWLNALSSLTFSAASTKNGTNRRVKLAGEAYFEVAKTTAVADGKAVRQHFTVVTNRQQITVLGTHFNVSSYANEPVVKTTLLEGSVSISAPGLAKKNILLKPGQQFCNTGADGKVSEADTEAIMAWQQDLLVFRNEPLENIMKKVARWYDIDVVYDDPDVGKVLFGGALRKGNDVTSILAGLEDTGRVKFETAGHTIIVKNSKPISL; encoded by the coding sequence ATGTCGGGGGACAAACTGAAACAATTGATTCATAACTATGAAGCCGGCACTTGTAGTGCCGAAGAAAAAGCTGCATTAGAAAACTGGTATGCAAATGTTGCAAAACACAATGCCTCATTGCCCTTACCACAGGAGCTATGGGATGAACAGGAAATGCGTTTGCAGCAAATTTTGCAATCTACAAACCCAATTGTCAAAAAACGTTTCCGGATTTGCAGGAAATTACGGATACAAATTGCGGCTGCCGCAGCAATTTTGCTTATTGTAGGTACGGCCTTCTACTTTTTCGGCAGTCTGCATCATTTGCCAGCCGGCGTTACCACTACCCCGCCGTCCGGCAACCAGGTTACCCTTGCACTGGGCAACAATACCTTTATTGCACTTGACCCAGGCAAAACAGGAGTTAAAATACAAGGACCAAAACTAATCTATAACGATGGAGAGGAGGTAATAGAAAATATAACGACCAACAAGTTACAAAATATAAGCACCCCACGGGGCGTAAAGTACCAGATTGTGCTGGCAGATGGTACGCGGGTGTGGCTAAATGCCTTATCCAGCCTAACATTTAGTGCGGCTTCGACTAAAAATGGGACAAACCGCCGTGTAAAATTAGCAGGTGAAGCTTATTTTGAAGTAGCCAAAACGACAGCTGTTGCCGATGGCAAAGCAGTACGACAACACTTTACGGTGGTTACCAACCGGCAGCAGATCACCGTATTGGGTACCCATTTCAACGTGAGCAGTTACGCCAACGAACCCGTTGTAAAAACTACTTTACTGGAAGGGTCGGTCAGCATTTCTGCACCCGGTTTAGCCAAAAAGAACATTTTACTTAAACCCGGTCAGCAGTTTTGCAATACCGGTGCAGACGGAAAAGTGTCGGAAGCAGATACCGAAGCCATTATGGCCTGGCAACAAGATCTGCTGGTGTTTAGAAATGAACCCCTGGAAAACATCATGAAAAAAGTTGCCCGATGGTACGACATCGATGTGGTTTATGACGATCCTGATGTTGGCAAAGTTCTTTTTGGCGGTGCGTTGAGAAAAGGCAACGATGTTACCTCAATTTTAGCAGGACTTGAAGATACCGGAAGGGTAAAATTTGAAACTGCCGGCCATACAATTATTGTAAAAAACAGCAAACCTATCTCCCTATAA
- a CDS encoding RNA polymerase sigma factor codes for MTDHKRLSDAELMSQLRSGSRIAFTEIFERYRNLLFSFAYRRINDKEASKKIIHGAFTHIWKKRLTLDMTDDLQLYLVALVKDAILDYYKHKKVSPAYLASFNAYLKSRESAPVQLSRYMDLSDLIEQEIEALPENMRAAYLPVQQHTITSQDNSFIETRYKQVKKM; via the coding sequence ATGACAGATCATAAACGCCTTTCAGATGCTGAGCTGATGAGCCAATTACGGAGCGGAAGCCGGATTGCCTTTACCGAGATTTTTGAACGGTACCGTAACCTGCTGTTCTCTTTCGCTTACAGAAGGATTAACGACAAGGAAGCCTCAAAAAAAATAATTCACGGTGCATTTACCCACATCTGGAAAAAGCGTTTGACCCTTGATATGACCGACGACCTGCAACTGTACCTGGTTGCCCTGGTTAAGGACGCCATTTTAGACTATTATAAACACAAGAAGGTATCACCAGCCTATCTGGCCAGCTTTAATGCTTACTTAAAAAGCCGCGAAAGCGCGCCCGTTCAGCTTTCACGTTATATGGATCTTTCCGATCTGATTGAACAGGAAATTGAAGCCCTTCCCGAAAATATGCGGGCAGCCTATTTACCCGTTCAGCAACATACTATTACGTCACAGGACAATAGTTTTATCGAGACGCGTTATAAGCAGGTTAAAAAAATGTAA
- a CDS encoding RNA polymerase sigma factor — protein sequence MVDYTSLTDAQLVSRLREGDGTAFTTIFARFRNLLFSFAYRRLNDKELAKDLIHDAFSDIWEKRATVNVPGNLESFLVTVIKNRILDHYKHQKVSQRYIDNFNAYIKAQEDSTDHLVRHNDLNSLIEQEIAALPEKMRVVFELSRKQHLNRKEISEELHVPEESVKTNLRRAMKILKDRLGHLFILSFLIHL from the coding sequence ATGGTTGATTACACTTCCCTTACTGACGCTCAGCTTGTATCTCGATTAAGGGAAGGAGACGGCACTGCTTTCACTACTATATTTGCGCGTTTCCGCAATCTGTTATTTTCTTTTGCTTACCGGCGTTTAAATGATAAGGAACTGGCCAAAGACCTTATTCACGATGCTTTTTCGGACATCTGGGAAAAGCGGGCTACGGTTAATGTCCCCGGAAACCTGGAGTCCTTTTTGGTCACGGTAATCAAAAACAGGATCCTGGACCATTACAAACACCAGAAAGTAAGCCAGCGCTATATCGACAATTTTAACGCTTATATAAAGGCACAGGAAGATTCGACCGATCACCTGGTGCGACACAACGATCTCAACAGTCTCATTGAACAGGAGATTGCTGCATTACCCGAAAAAATGCGTGTAGTATTTGAACTGAGCAGGAAACAGCACCTCAATAGAAAAGAAATTTCTGAGGAACTGCATGTGCCGGAAGAGAGTGTAAAAACCAATCTGCGCCGCGCCATGAAAATCCTTAAAGACCGCCTGGGCCACCTGTTCATTCTATCCTTTCTTATTCATTTATAA